In Dolichospermum flos-aquae CCAP 1403/13F, the following proteins share a genomic window:
- the iscB gene encoding RNA-guided endonuclease IscB produces the protein MSKIFLIDANKKPLNPIHPAQARQLLRNKKASIFRRFPFVLILSEPYEDPIISPLRLKIDPGAKTTGIALVNDATGEVVFAAELKHRGFAIRDALTSRRQLRCSRRNRKTRYRKPRFLNRTRSKGWLAPSLQSRIENIKTWVNKLQRFAPIIAISQELVRFDMQLMQNPDIQGKEYQQGTLAGYETREYLLEKWDRQCAYCGVNGVPLQIEHIHPRAKAGTNSIANLALSCEKCNIKKGIKDIKDFLKKDTNRLEKILKQAKRPLANAAAVNATRFALLDALKATGLPVETGSGGLTKFNRNQQGIDKTHWVDAACVGKSTPKLIIKNIKPLLITANGHGSRQSCRTDKYGFPKRYVPRFKFVKGFQTGDIVKAIVSTGKKVGEYIGSVKKFPLTVQDADTLPTVVKE, from the coding sequence ATGTCCAAAATATTTTTAATTGACGCAAACAAAAAACCATTAAATCCAATTCACCCTGCCCAAGCAAGGCAGCTACTAAGAAACAAAAAAGCCTCCATTTTTAGACGATTTCCATTCGTTTTGATTTTGTCCGAGCCATACGAAGACCCTATAATTTCACCGTTGAGATTAAAGATTGATCCGGGTGCGAAGACAACAGGAATAGCTTTAGTCAATGACGCTACTGGCGAAGTTGTATTCGCAGCCGAATTAAAACATAGGGGTTTTGCAATTCGAGATGCTTTGACATCAAGAAGACAACTAAGATGTAGTAGAAGAAACAGGAAAACTCGATATCGGAAACCAAGGTTCTTGAATAGAACCAGATCAAAAGGGTGGTTAGCTCCAAGCCTACAAAGTCGCATTGAAAATATCAAAACCTGGGTTAATAAGTTACAAAGATTTGCACCTATTATTGCAATTAGCCAAGAACTTGTGCGTTTCGATATGCAGTTAATGCAAAATCCCGACATTCAAGGAAAAGAGTACCAACAAGGGACATTGGCTGGCTACGAAACGAGGGAATATTTGCTAGAAAAATGGGATAGACAGTGTGCTTACTGTGGAGTTAATGGTGTGCCATTGCAGATCGAACATATACATCCACGAGCAAAGGCTGGTACTAATTCCATTGCAAATTTGGCATTAAGTTGTGAAAAATGCAATATCAAAAAAGGGATTAAAGACATCAAAGATTTTCTTAAAAAAGACACTAACAGATTAGAGAAAATCTTGAAACAAGCCAAAAGACCATTAGCCAATGCAGCAGCAGTTAATGCAACTAGATTTGCATTGCTTGACGCTTTGAAAGCCACTGGTTTGCCAGTAGAAACTGGCTCTGGAGGGTTAACAAAATTCAATAGAAATCAACAGGGCATAGACAAAACGCATTGGGTAGATGCAGCCTGTGTTGGCAAATCAACACCCAAACTAATAATCAAAAATATCAAGCCGTTATTGATAACTGCTAATGGGCATGGCAGTAGACAATCCTGCCGTACAGATAAATATGGCTTTCCAAAACGTTACGTCCCTAGATTCAAATTTGTTAAAGGGTTTCAAACTGGGGATATTGTCAAAGCTATTGTCAGTACAGGTAAAAAAGTTGGTGAATATATTGGTAGCGTTAAAAAATTTCCCCTGACTGTGCAGGATGCAGACACATTACCAACGGTGGTTAAGGAATAG
- the xisF gene encoding fdxN element excision recombinase XisF, with protein MKAGYVRVSTREQDEGNALEQQTARVERAGAIVIFSDVESGRSDKRKEFNKMIAQCKQGKITEVICTRIDRLGRSVVGIHKAIAIFEEYKVKLTVLDAPVDPSSPFGWFSVNQMAGLAEFESRLLANRIKNGMNFFREQKKASPRPPFGYCRVDEKYAPDLSEMNGISKWAIAHKMIEYFLGDGATLRSTGQYLLQTYHLKWTAAGLRYWLLNPVLRGCTAYNIKDNLNKPENWDVHEDTHQPLISENIFKRIVAKLDENKSKYSYGREKKETEIFPLAGQIICADCGYKCFCKKRNSTYRVRCKKHENMGNNFCSNKISTYLPDIILTVDQTLVERHREIKEYAITNSNVETQDSPELIAKQEQLKSLRLLPKNPIIQDAIDQTILEINKIKQKETVVNKINSELFDILAFCCSKINFWDETPWADKSLIYKELIDYVKVANGEIKEVKLRV; from the coding sequence ATGAAAGCAGGTTATGTGAGGGTTTCCACCCGTGAACAGGATGAAGGTAATGCTTTGGAACAACAAACAGCACGAGTAGAAAGGGCTGGCGCTATTGTCATCTTCTCAGATGTTGAGTCCGGGCGCAGTGACAAGAGGAAAGAATTTAATAAAATGATTGCTCAGTGCAAACAAGGCAAAATCACCGAAGTCATCTGCACTAGAATTGACCGACTAGGACGCAGCGTGGTGGGGATTCACAAGGCGATCGCTATCTTTGAGGAGTACAAAGTCAAACTCACGGTTTTGGATGCCCCCGTTGACCCATCTTCCCCCTTTGGGTGGTTTTCTGTGAACCAGATGGCTGGATTGGCTGAATTTGAATCTAGGCTACTTGCTAATCGGATCAAAAATGGTATGAACTTTTTTAGAGAGCAGAAAAAGGCTTCTCCCCGGCCACCTTTTGGGTATTGTCGCGTGGATGAAAAGTATGCTCCTGATTTATCTGAGATGAATGGAATTAGTAAATGGGCGATCGCTCACAAGATGATTGAATATTTCCTCGGTGATGGGGCTACATTGAGGAGTACGGGTCAATATTTACTGCAAACTTATCATCTCAAGTGGACTGCTGCCGGACTGCGTTACTGGCTTTTAAACCCTGTACTGAGAGGCTGTACCGCCTACAATATCAAAGACAATTTAAATAAACCTGAGAATTGGGATGTTCATGAAGATACTCACCAACCTTTAATTAGTGAAAATATCTTCAAACGCATAGTTGCAAAACTTGACGAGAATAAATCTAAATACAGCTACGGTAGAGAAAAAAAGGAAACAGAGATTTTCCCACTAGCGGGGCAGATTATTTGCGCTGACTGCGGCTATAAATGTTTTTGTAAGAAACGAAATTCGACATATAGAGTTCGCTGCAAAAAACATGAAAACATGGGAAATAATTTTTGTAGTAACAAAATTAGCACTTATCTACCAGATATTATTTTAACGGTAGATCAAACCTTAGTAGAACGGCACAGGGAAATTAAGGAATATGCAATTACAAATTCAAATGTGGAAACACAGGATAGCCCGGAATTGATTGCTAAACAAGAGCAACTAAAATCATTGAGACTTTTACCTAAAAACCCAATAATTCAAGATGCCATTGACCAAACAATTTTAGAGATTAATAAAATTAAACAAAAAGAAACAGTAGTCAATAAAATCAACAGCGAACTATTTGATATTCTTGCGTTTTGTTGTAGCAAGATTAATTTTTGGGATGAAACACCCTGGGCAGATAAATCTTTAATATATAAAGAATTAATTGATTACGTAAAAGTTGCCAATGGTGAAATCAAAGAAGTCAAGCTGCGGGTTTAA
- a CDS encoding DUF3883 domain-containing protein, which produces MIDITNKDLYEASLKELQKYGNSVGRNFKGRLTQVFLALKFWRSEIPSIFSDQSVSALIIQKNIDDLYSKESRPSNNCVLRLFDNNYLAKTGVVGLGNTSPQNTWRNNFRLQKGIVCYASSKDLADHDFLNQNRLNCRYLQPVQQGSLKNATCILCQSEAKYRGEEQPKWLRAETTVRGESYSLVDMANIQNFLPHIAPNGQRIPILPLIVALYHDPLPGIYVSRKEVDINDFASDYGFSQEELIAYFEDKKQNQYNLQLLRNFPSVDYTPISQSLLKAVVSVPAISKLSSDRQIKEIPNPILSEVEIPEPGSNSGWGAQQYVMEVLRNNDWIVYDVSQQRCGYDLLAEKGNKRKYIEVKSSLGSCSPTLTEREWQKAKEYGSDYWLAIIENFRVESQNPIYWIHNPTENCNAREITVIQYSINRSSWLVAVNDDLDIEKL; this is translated from the coding sequence GTGATTGACATAACGAATAAAGACTTATACGAGGCATCGTTAAAAGAACTCCAAAAGTATGGAAACAGTGTAGGGCGAAATTTCAAAGGTCGCTTAACTCAGGTTTTTCTGGCATTGAAATTTTGGCGAAGTGAAATCCCAAGTATTTTCTCCGATCAATCTGTCTCAGCCTTAATTATTCAGAAAAATATAGATGACTTATACAGTAAAGAATCTAGACCATCAAATAACTGCGTACTCAGGTTATTTGATAACAACTATCTGGCTAAAACTGGTGTTGTTGGTCTTGGGAATACTTCTCCTCAAAATACTTGGAGAAACAACTTCCGCCTTCAGAAAGGAATAGTTTGTTATGCCTCTTCAAAAGATTTAGCTGACCATGATTTTTTGAATCAAAATCGTTTGAATTGCCGATATCTTCAACCTGTACAACAAGGTAGCTTAAAAAATGCCACTTGTATATTATGTCAAAGTGAGGCTAAATACCGAGGCGAAGAACAACCAAAATGGCTTCGCGCCGAAACAACTGTGCGGGGAGAAAGCTATTCTCTTGTAGATATGGCAAACATACAAAATTTTCTACCACATATAGCCCCAAATGGGCAACGTATACCTATATTACCTTTGATAGTTGCCTTGTATCACGACCCATTACCTGGTATTTATGTTAGTCGCAAGGAAGTTGATATTAATGATTTTGCAAGTGACTATGGCTTCTCTCAAGAAGAATTAATCGCATACTTTGAGGATAAGAAACAGAATCAGTATAATCTACAACTATTGAGAAATTTTCCGTCAGTAGATTACACCCCTATTTCACAAAGCTTATTAAAGGCAGTTGTTTCAGTTCCAGCAATTTCAAAACTTTCATCTGATAGACAGATTAAAGAGATTCCAAATCCAATACTTTCAGAAGTAGAAATACCTGAACCAGGATCAAATAGTGGTTGGGGTGCTCAACAATATGTAATGGAGGTTTTACGAAATAATGATTGGATTGTATACGATGTATCTCAGCAAAGATGTGGATATGACCTTTTGGCTGAAAAGGGTAACAAACGAAAATATATTGAAGTTAAAAGTTCATTAGGTTCTTGTTCTCCAACTTTAACTGAAAGAGAGTGGCAAAAAGCAAAAGAATATGGTTCAGATTACTGGTTGGCTATCATTGAGAACTTTAGAGTGGAGTCACAAAACCCGATATACTGGATTCATAACCCTACTGAAAACTGTAACGCCAGAGAAATAACCGTCATACAATACTCCATTAATCGTAGTTCGTGGTTAGTAGCAGTTAATGATGATTTAGACATTGAAAAATTATGA
- the dcm gene encoding DNA (cytosine-5-)-methyltransferase, whose protein sequence is MIPNHYSAKLSDLDLAMVVHIPPGGNWKNIPTSIPSQRLVQIRESYAQGKGSRSTYYGRLHPDAPAYTINTYFNRPGNGCHLHYDYAGGQHRVISQREAARLQSFPDNFCFLGSRTAINTQIGNAVPPLLAYQIALHLGSPGMFVDIFSGAGGLALGFKWAGWQPIVANDIERIALETYAKNIDSSVIVGDIRDDQVFSKIVSLAVAARQSKPDSKLFVLGGPPCQGFSTAGNARSMQDERNSLFKNYQQIIEAINPDGFVFENVMGLLSMENGLVFQQIKTALESVTDNLSTWKVDTANYGIPQRRKRVILIGLQQEKQPIPPPTPVCDSDGSGLLGLSPVVRVDEAISDLPPLEAGQDGEHLDYIMPALTKYQSLMRNIITPAQYLKKLHDKEIYTSVSIQGLN, encoded by the coding sequence ATGATTCCAAATCATTACTCAGCAAAACTCAGTGACCTTGACTTGGCAATGGTGGTACACATTCCGCCTGGAGGTAATTGGAAAAATATTCCAACTTCCATACCATCTCAACGTTTAGTTCAAATTCGAGAAAGTTATGCTCAGGGTAAGGGAAGCCGCTCTACTTACTATGGGCGATTACACCCAGATGCACCAGCTTACACAATCAACACTTACTTTAATCGTCCTGGTAATGGCTGTCATCTCCATTATGACTATGCAGGTGGTCAGCATCGGGTCATTAGCCAACGTGAAGCAGCAAGGCTTCAAAGCTTCCCAGATAATTTTTGTTTCCTGGGATCTCGTACTGCGATTAATACACAAATAGGTAATGCTGTTCCACCACTTCTGGCATATCAAATCGCCTTGCATTTAGGATCACCGGGAATGTTTGTAGATATCTTCTCAGGAGCAGGGGGGTTAGCACTAGGATTTAAATGGGCTGGTTGGCAACCTATAGTCGCTAACGATATTGAGCGCATAGCTCTGGAAACTTATGCTAAAAATATTGATTCTTCTGTAATTGTTGGAGATATTAGGGATGATCAAGTTTTTTCAAAAATCGTTTCATTAGCTGTTGCTGCAAGACAAAGTAAACCTGATTCTAAATTGTTTGTTTTGGGAGGTCCACCATGTCAAGGATTTTCTACTGCTGGTAATGCTAGGTCAATGCAGGATGAGCGTAATTCACTATTTAAAAATTATCAACAAATTATTGAAGCAATAAATCCAGATGGTTTTGTTTTTGAGAACGTTATGGGTTTATTAAGTATGGAAAATGGTTTAGTTTTTCAGCAAATAAAAACTGCTCTTGAATCAGTAACAGATAATCTTTCAACTTGGAAAGTAGATACAGCAAATTATGGAATTCCACAAAGGCGCAAGCGTGTAATTTTGATCGGTTTGCAGCAAGAAAAACAGCCTATTCCACCTCCCACACCTGTATGTGATTCAGATGGAAGCGGTTTACTAGGTCTTTCACCAGTAGTCAGAGTTGATGAAGCCATCAGTGATCTACCACCTTTAGAAGCTGGACAGGATGGAGAACATCTTGATTACATAATGCCAGCACTAACTAAATACCAATCCTTAATGCGTAATATAATCACACCTGCACAGTATTTAAAAAAATTGCACGATAAAGAAATTTACACTTCTGTCTCTATTCAAGGTTTAAATTAA
- a CDS encoding Alw26I/Eco31I/Esp3I family type II restriction adenine-specific DNA-methyltransferase, translated as MNHLEILQSTPAAQVGLGRDNLLIKTTGKFYTPKFIGERLVDSVLTVASRTENTGELSVIDPFCGDGRLIVWLLERVLIFPSLTNRSWRIEIWDCDEQAVIQAKQAIEKMANYIGINFTLSAFSHDSFAYFISQFRGRQTDNKPQFDITITNPPWEVIKPDRRDLERLDEQTESMYIESLRALSQKLKNNFPLSMPRKMFAGWGINLARIGLEVATHLTTNHGVTGIVSPISFLSDQNSEPLRKWLLTNHAIKYIDYFPSESRLFEGVDQTCVNITIQANNPGQKTFTYKFDKDLSCIEYHQELNLSESFLKSNSYVIPVYSNQSQLNHLLKFSELETLGDLQGNDEGQLWTGRELDETGHTSYLSLKGYYPFIKGKMIERLTRVNQPSMFIDPDKKLNIPPSVKYPRIVWRDVSRTTQKRRVQATIIPKNWVTGNSLGVAHFRTDNFSKLYTLLGIMSSLPFEFQVRSMLSTSHVSVGVLRKTRIPPITSELTTKLVPMIERKLAGNVTAEVEIEIVVAKAYGLDSQGLAEIMQSFPKLTPEECQNLLDHPMWRTS; from the coding sequence GTGAATCACCTAGAAATACTTCAGTCTACACCTGCTGCTCAAGTAGGACTTGGGAGAGATAACCTTCTAATCAAGACAACTGGTAAGTTTTACACTCCAAAATTCATTGGTGAACGGCTGGTTGATAGTGTTCTGACTGTTGCATCTCGTACAGAAAATACTGGAGAGCTATCTGTTATTGATCCATTTTGCGGTGACGGGCGATTAATTGTTTGGCTTTTGGAGCGTGTTTTAATTTTTCCTAGTCTGACAAATCGATCATGGCGAATTGAAATATGGGACTGTGATGAGCAAGCAGTCATTCAAGCAAAGCAGGCTATTGAGAAAATGGCCAATTATATCGGCATTAATTTTACTCTGAGCGCATTTTCTCACGATAGCTTTGCTTATTTTATATCCCAATTTAGAGGAAGACAAACAGATAATAAACCACAATTCGACATTACAATTACCAATCCTCCCTGGGAAGTTATTAAGCCAGATCGCCGTGACCTTGAAAGATTGGATGAGCAAACAGAGTCAATGTATATTGAATCGTTGCGAGCGTTATCACAAAAACTAAAAAATAATTTTCCACTGTCAATGCCGAGAAAAATGTTCGCGGGTTGGGGTATCAATCTTGCTCGTATTGGCTTGGAAGTTGCCACCCATTTGACAACAAATCATGGAGTTACAGGAATTGTTTCACCGATATCTTTCCTTAGCGATCAAAATTCTGAACCTTTACGAAAGTGGTTACTGACAAATCATGCAATTAAATATATAGATTACTTTCCCTCTGAATCCAGACTTTTTGAAGGTGTTGATCAAACTTGTGTTAATATCACAATTCAAGCAAATAATCCAGGACAAAAAACTTTTACTTACAAATTTGACAAAGATTTAAGTTGCATAGAATATCATCAAGAACTTAATTTATCTGAAAGCTTTTTAAAATCAAATTCTTATGTTATTCCTGTTTATTCCAATCAATCGCAACTTAATCATCTACTTAAATTCTCAGAACTAGAAACTCTTGGAGATTTGCAAGGTAATGATGAAGGGCAATTGTGGACTGGTCGAGAATTAGATGAAACAGGTCATACAAGCTATTTATCATTAAAAGGTTACTATCCATTTATTAAAGGAAAAATGATTGAAAGGTTAACTAGAGTTAACCAACCTTCGATGTTTATTGATCCAGACAAGAAACTAAATATTCCTCCATCAGTGAAATATCCACGAATTGTATGGCGAGACGTGAGCAGAACTACTCAAAAGCGAAGGGTTCAGGCAACAATTATTCCTAAAAACTGGGTTACAGGTAATTCTCTTGGTGTAGCTCATTTCCGAACAGATAATTTTTCAAAGCTTTACACTCTTCTTGGTATTATGTCCTCACTACCTTTTGAGTTTCAAGTTCGCTCGATGCTATCAACTTCTCATGTTTCTGTAGGGGTGTTACGCAAGACTCGCATACCACCAATTACCTCTGAATTGACTACAAAATTAGTTCCAATGATTGAGCGAAAACTAGCCGGGAATGTTACAGCAGAAGTAGAAATTGAGATTGTTGTTGCTAAAGCTTATGGTTTAGATAGTCAAGGGTTAGCTGAAATTATGCAATCTTTCCCTAAACTTACACCAGAGGAGTGCCAAAACTTGCTTGATCATCCAATGTGGAGAACCTCATGA
- a CDS encoding helix-turn-helix domain-containing protein, with the protein MTDTEMITVSEASLESGYTPQHIRLLIRQELIKARRAGGIWLIDASSLRNYIDRSPKPGPKSDKPDA; encoded by the coding sequence ATGACTGACACCGAAATGATTACTGTTTCAGAAGCTTCTCTTGAATCAGGTTATACACCCCAGCACATTCGGCTACTTATTCGTCAAGAACTAATAAAAGCTCGTCGTGCAGGTGGAATCTGGTTAATTGATGCTTCTAGCCTACGCAATTATATAGATAGGAGTCCCAAACCAGGACCTAAATCCGACAAACCAGATGCTTGA
- a CDS encoding type II toxin-antitoxin system RelE family toxin, translating into MAIKFRKNAIKFLEKANLEDTEKIQEKISQLLAFVEEQAIIPFTELDIKKMKGEWEGFYRLRIGKIRIVFTVNTQSGEVEIFTIGTRGDVYK; encoded by the coding sequence ATGGCCATAAAATTTCGTAAGAATGCTATTAAGTTTTTAGAAAAAGCAAATCTTGAAGATACTGAGAAAATTCAGGAAAAAATATCTCAACTTCTAGCTTTTGTCGAAGAACAGGCTATTATTCCCTTTACAGAACTTGATATTAAAAAAATGAAGGGAGAGTGGGAAGGATTTTATAGATTACGTATCGGTAAAATCAGAATTGTCTTTACAGTTAATACCCAATCTGGTGAAGTTGAAATTTTCACAATTGGTACAAGAGGAGATGTTTATAAATAA